In Sedimenticola thiotaurini, the following proteins share a genomic window:
- a CDS encoding DUF2189 domain-containing protein — protein MSANIMREKMMFMVTWEWLSRGWQLFKQAALLNITYAALFLLIGLAVGTVLLHQGFSIVYFIAAGGFLIVVPGLVAVYYHLAEVIQRGDKPGFADILDGVRECPLAIMVLGLVSLVIYLIWITDALIIYSVYFDFVPTSLTAFGTDPALRADVAAFLVFVSLLGFVLSFITFCITVFSIPYAVQKQCGLVDAVSFSVKTVTRHSRLMFFWAAVLGGLTFFTVLFALPLLLVVLPILAYANYATYNDMLRLMESK, from the coding sequence ATGAGTGCCAATATCATGCGGGAAAAGATGATGTTTATGGTTACCTGGGAGTGGCTGTCACGCGGTTGGCAACTCTTTAAGCAGGCGGCACTTCTAAATATTACCTATGCTGCACTTTTTTTACTGATTGGCCTGGCAGTGGGTACAGTGTTGCTGCACCAGGGCTTCAGTATCGTCTATTTTATCGCTGCGGGTGGATTTCTGATCGTGGTGCCTGGCCTGGTCGCGGTCTATTATCATCTGGCAGAAGTGATTCAGCGTGGCGATAAGCCCGGTTTTGCAGATATTCTGGATGGAGTCCGGGAGTGCCCGCTCGCCATTATGGTGCTGGGTCTGGTATCACTGGTGATCTATCTGATCTGGATTACCGATGCGCTAATCATCTATAGCGTCTATTTCGACTTTGTACCCACTTCTCTGACCGCATTCGGGACCGACCCGGCGTTGCGTGCCGATGTGGCGGCATTTCTGGTATTTGTCAGCCTACTGGGTTTTGTGCTCAGCTTTATCACTTTCTGCATCACCGTGTTTTCCATCCCTTACGCTGTGCAGAAACAGTGCGGATTGGTGGATGCTGTTTCGTTCAGTGTCAAAACCGTTACCCGGCACTCCCGCTTGATGTTTTTCTGGGCTGCAGTTCTGGGGGGCTTGACCTTCTTTACCGTACTGTTTGCCTTGCCGCTGTTGCTGGTGGTGCTGCCGATACTCGCCTATGCCAACTATGCCACCTACAACGACATGCTACGGCTGATGGAATCAAAATAA
- a CDS encoding UDP-2,3-diacylglucosamine diphosphatase: MSQSLIISDLHLSHHRPATVTLFLRFLQEQAHGDSALYILGDLFDAWIGDDNNLPPAPEVITALRRFTDHGGSLYIMHGNRDFLLGEDFARATGCQLLPDPFVVELGGQQTLLMHGDLLCSDDLEYQQARQLMRSPAFIADFIARPIEERVQLAAEYRRRSGEVTSLKSADIMDVNQQTVERYMLKHGVTRLIHGHTHRPALHEFQLDGATAQRYVLEDWHEQAASYLSIKANGIIEQCPFT, from the coding sequence ATGAGTCAGTCTCTGATCATTTCCGATCTCCATCTGTCACACCACCGACCTGCCACCGTGACCCTGTTCCTGCGTTTTCTGCAGGAGCAAGCCCACGGTGACAGTGCTCTGTATATTCTGGGGGATCTGTTCGACGCCTGGATAGGCGACGACAACAACCTGCCGCCGGCCCCGGAAGTGATCACCGCATTACGCCGCTTCACCGACCATGGTGGCAGTCTGTATATAATGCATGGCAATCGGGATTTTCTGCTGGGTGAAGATTTTGCCCGGGCCACCGGCTGCCAACTGCTCCCCGACCCGTTTGTAGTGGAATTGGGCGGACAGCAGACTCTCCTGATGCATGGAGATCTGCTCTGCAGCGATGACCTGGAGTATCAACAGGCGCGCCAACTGATGCGCAGCCCGGCGTTTATTGCGGACTTTATCGCCCGGCCAATTGAGGAGCGGGTTCAGCTGGCCGCCGAGTATCGACGGCGCAGCGGAGAAGTGACTTCACTGAAATCGGCCGACATCATGGATGTCAACCAGCAGACCGTGGAACGTTACATGCTGAAACACGGGGTAACCCGCCTCATACACGGGCATACCCACCGTCCGGCATTACATGAGTTTCAACTGGACGGGGCGACGGCCCAGCGCTATGTGCTGGAGGACTGGCATGAACAGGCCGCCTCCTATCTGTCTATCAAGGCAAACGGGATAATCGAACAGTGTCCCTTTACCTAA
- a CDS encoding thioredoxin family protein has product MKYLLPSLLLLISSSLLAEETNALPVSITTATDLSSDGKKALEENRAILLLISQDHCSYCMQIKREVIAPMILSGDYKDTLLIREIAIDRAETLIDFKGVEKDNSKFAYEYNVAVTPTLLFLSGEGKEVIEQMVGMQTPDMYYFYVDQSVQAAIRAVNQSGQ; this is encoded by the coding sequence ATGAAATATCTACTCCCCAGCCTGCTGCTCCTGATCTCTTCGTCCCTGCTGGCAGAAGAGACAAACGCCCTTCCAGTCTCGATCACAACAGCCACTGACCTGAGCAGCGATGGAAAAAAGGCGCTGGAAGAGAACCGGGCCATACTGTTGCTGATATCGCAGGATCACTGCAGCTACTGCATGCAGATCAAACGTGAAGTGATCGCTCCGATGATACTTAGTGGCGACTATAAAGACACACTTCTAATTCGTGAAATAGCTATCGACAGGGCCGAAACCCTCATCGATTTCAAGGGTGTGGAAAAGGATAACTCCAAGTTCGCCTATGAATATAACGTGGCAGTCACCCCGACCCTGCTGTTCCTCAGCGGAGAAGGCAAAGAAGTGATCGAGCAGATGGTGGGCATGCAGACACCGGATATGTACTACTTCTATGTCGACCAGTCAGTACAGGCAGCCATCCGGGCTGTTAACCAGTCTGGACAGTGA
- a CDS encoding inorganic phosphate transporter, giving the protein MELQNISELEKATSKGRRELFRIGIALLFIVGIMLFTVMRGGMDTPGHVMMMVAAVIGGYMAMNIGANDVANNVGPAVGSKALTLGGAIIIAAVFEASGALIAGGDVVSTIKKGIIDPSLINNTDTFIWLMMAALLAGALWLNLATVLGAPVSTTHSIVGGVLGAGVAAGGIGIANWDRMGAIAASWVISPVMGGIIAAAFLLLIKRTITYQQDMIAAAKRMVPLLVGLMTWAFTTYIVLKGFKRIWKVEFGSAVIIGLVIGLLVLGLVRPIVARLADRLPNEKQSINKLFTLPLIFAAALLSFAHGANDVANAVGPLAAINDAIIHGGIAQTATIPLWVMMVGALGIAVGLALYGPKLIKTVGSEITELDKMRAFCIAMAAAVTVIFATQLGLPVSSTHIAVGGIFGVGFLREFIKTSYAKMVEEIKRHHQDDDPEAIEAYLMEFKKATLSKKGSMLRELKRQAKTEEDAPLTKKERKGLRKVYRHELVKRSALLKIAAAWVITVPVSGVMAALLYFMIRGMMLP; this is encoded by the coding sequence ATGGAACTGCAGAATATAAGTGAGCTGGAAAAAGCGACCAGCAAAGGCAGGCGGGAGCTGTTTCGCATCGGTATAGCGCTGCTGTTTATCGTGGGTATCATGCTATTCACGGTCATGCGCGGCGGTATGGATACGCCAGGACATGTGATGATGATGGTAGCCGCCGTGATCGGCGGTTACATGGCGATGAATATTGGCGCCAATGATGTGGCCAATAACGTGGGGCCAGCCGTAGGTTCAAAGGCCCTGACCCTGGGTGGCGCGATTATTATCGCTGCGGTATTCGAGGCCTCCGGTGCCCTGATCGCCGGCGGTGATGTGGTCAGTACCATCAAGAAGGGGATTATCGATCCCTCCCTGATTAATAATACGGACACCTTTATCTGGCTGATGATGGCGGCACTGCTGGCCGGAGCGCTGTGGCTGAATCTGGCTACCGTGCTGGGGGCGCCGGTGTCCACCACCCACTCTATCGTTGGTGGTGTGCTTGGTGCCGGTGTTGCTGCCGGCGGTATTGGTATCGCCAATTGGGACAGGATGGGGGCGATCGCCGCCAGTTGGGTGATCTCGCCGGTCATGGGGGGGATCATTGCAGCTGCTTTTCTATTGCTGATAAAGCGCACCATCACCTACCAGCAGGATATGATTGCGGCGGCCAAGCGAATGGTGCCATTGTTGGTGGGGCTGATGACCTGGGCCTTTACCACCTATATCGTTCTCAAGGGCTTCAAACGAATCTGGAAAGTCGAGTTTGGCAGCGCGGTAATTATCGGGCTGGTCATCGGGTTGTTGGTGTTGGGTCTGGTCCGTCCCATCGTAGCCCGGTTGGCCGATCGGCTGCCCAACGAAAAGCAGAGTATCAACAAGCTGTTCACCCTGCCACTGATCTTCGCTGCAGCCCTGTTGAGTTTTGCCCATGGGGCCAACGACGTGGCCAATGCGGTTGGGCCGCTGGCTGCTATCAATGATGCGATCATCCACGGCGGCATTGCGCAAACGGCCACCATCCCGCTCTGGGTCATGATGGTGGGTGCGCTGGGTATTGCCGTGGGACTGGCGCTGTATGGACCGAAGCTGATCAAGACGGTGGGTAGCGAGATCACCGAGCTGGATAAAATGCGCGCCTTCTGTATTGCCATGGCGGCGGCTGTCACGGTGATTTTTGCGACGCAACTGGGATTGCCGGTGAGCTCTACCCATATCGCCGTGGGAGGTATTTTTGGCGTTGGATTCCTGCGGGAATTCATCAAGACCAGCTATGCGAAGATGGTCGAAGAGATAAAACGACACCATCAGGACGATGACCCGGAAGCCATCGAGGCTTACCTGATGGAGTTTAAAAAAGCCACTTTGTCGAAAAAGGGTAGCATGCTCCGGGAGCTGAAACGGCAGGCCAAGACGGAAGAGGATGCTCCCCTGACCAAGAAAGAGCGCAAGGGGCTGCGCAAGGTGTACCGCCATGAGCTGGTGAAACGTTCAGCCCTGCTGAAGATTGCGGCCGCCTGGGTTATAACCGTCCCGGTCTCGGGCGTGATGGCGGCACTACTCTATTTCATGATCCGGGGAATGATGCTGCCCTGA
- a CDS encoding FimV family protein → MFRKSHVLLLLLMPSASVFALGLGGVRVESALNEPLNARVELISVDQTAVEDIRVKLAGPEIFNRAGVARPYLLSKLRFKPVIPEHGSPYIQVSTRDAVREPFLDFLLEVSWPQGNLVREFTILLDPPTYRPPRTESVATQPVQSPAPEADSAAVTTTYGPVQRSETLWVIAGKVFSDAGISRNRAMIGLLRANPDAFRQGNINFLKKGALLRIPTPEEIAAISEAGARVAIKEQMAAWRKGRATAAAPSPAPMDRKPDPRPVQSEVVADPTGTQATVVADGDSQAAQPPAPGEAEQEMSASERKQLRVVEPEENWQLGEKGEAKYPARESDKLREAIKDSEQELVAVQEINKDITELRAALESKVEALRKALEEKDAELEKLRQQIAQTGVTPQTGTGDAAMVPAEPTPPGNVSTSAPVTKQPTDSAGWKDEYWMILMGAVIAVLLLLLLLSNRGRKRQEAYRGPKLFEHSDDPVDASSDKLETSLDDAVEQAEAPMSKVATPSQSMEQKTETSPGKSHDIGSILMEADIYLAYRRYSQAEALVQEAMEENPDSFELKAKLLEIYAFRRDKQSFSRYLDRVYPVLMTQAPELWEKVIDMGQPLVPDHPAWSGGEGEDTIEMTLPPERADMGEDLFAEGSPSGQSPFDLDVDLDELDIPTEKVDPSIFDELNGRPVEPVEDEIPSIDLDLDYENPKDPDQGK, encoded by the coding sequence ATGTTCAGAAAATCACATGTACTACTTCTGCTGCTGATGCCGTCGGCTTCGGTATTTGCCTTGGGATTGGGTGGTGTCCGGGTCGAGTCGGCCCTTAATGAACCCCTGAACGCCAGGGTGGAACTGATATCGGTTGATCAGACGGCTGTCGAGGATATCCGGGTCAAGCTGGCCGGACCCGAGATTTTCAATCGGGCCGGCGTGGCCAGGCCCTATCTGCTCTCCAAATTACGTTTCAAACCGGTCATTCCGGAGCACGGCTCGCCCTATATTCAGGTGAGTACGCGGGATGCCGTGCGGGAACCGTTTCTCGATTTCCTGCTTGAGGTCAGTTGGCCCCAGGGTAACCTGGTGCGGGAGTTCACCATCCTGTTGGACCCCCCGACTTACCGGCCACCCAGGACCGAATCGGTTGCGACTCAACCGGTACAGTCACCCGCACCAGAGGCAGACTCAGCGGCCGTAACGACCACCTATGGACCGGTTCAGCGCAGTGAGACCTTGTGGGTGATCGCCGGTAAGGTGTTTTCAGATGCCGGGATCTCTCGCAACCGGGCCATGATCGGACTACTGCGGGCCAATCCCGATGCGTTCCGGCAGGGTAATATCAATTTCTTGAAAAAGGGGGCGTTGCTGCGCATTCCGACGCCTGAAGAGATCGCTGCGATCAGTGAAGCGGGGGCGCGGGTCGCAATCAAGGAGCAGATGGCTGCCTGGCGTAAGGGGCGCGCCACGGCCGCCGCCCCTTCACCCGCTCCCATGGATAGGAAACCAGATCCCCGGCCTGTCCAGTCGGAAGTGGTAGCGGATCCGACCGGGACCCAGGCTACAGTGGTGGCAGATGGAGATTCACAAGCCGCGCAGCCGCCGGCACCGGGAGAGGCAGAGCAGGAGATGAGCGCCAGTGAGCGTAAGCAGCTTCGGGTGGTGGAACCGGAGGAAAACTGGCAACTGGGGGAGAAGGGCGAAGCGAAGTATCCCGCTCGTGAGAGTGACAAGCTACGGGAGGCGATCAAGGATTCGGAGCAGGAACTGGTTGCCGTCCAGGAGATCAACAAAGATATCACGGAGCTGCGGGCCGCCCTGGAATCCAAGGTAGAGGCCCTCAGAAAGGCATTGGAAGAGAAGGATGCCGAGTTGGAAAAACTGCGTCAGCAGATAGCCCAGACCGGTGTCACGCCACAAACGGGCACTGGCGACGCCGCCATGGTCCCTGCCGAACCCACTCCGCCCGGCAATGTATCGACCAGCGCTCCAGTTACCAAACAGCCGACTGATTCAGCGGGCTGGAAGGACGAGTACTGGATGATACTGATGGGGGCGGTGATCGCCGTCCTGCTGCTTCTGCTTCTGTTGAGCAATCGCGGACGGAAACGACAGGAGGCGTATCGGGGACCGAAACTGTTTGAGCATTCAGACGATCCGGTCGACGCCTCGTCAGATAAGTTGGAAACCTCACTGGATGATGCGGTTGAACAGGCTGAAGCGCCCATGTCCAAGGTGGCCACCCCTTCGCAGTCGATGGAACAGAAAACGGAGACTTCGCCAGGCAAGAGTCACGATATCGGCTCGATCCTGATGGAGGCGGACATCTACCTGGCCTATCGTCGTTATAGCCAGGCCGAGGCGCTGGTTCAGGAAGCGATGGAGGAGAATCCCGACAGTTTCGAGTTGAAGGCCAAACTGCTGGAAATCTATGCGTTCAGGCGTGACAAGCAATCCTTCTCCCGTTATCTGGATCGGGTCTATCCGGTTTTGATGACCCAGGCGCCGGAACTGTGGGAGAAGGTGATCGATATGGGTCAGCCTCTCGTGCCGGATCATCCCGCCTGGAGTGGTGGAGAGGGAGAAGATACCATCGAGATGACCCTGCCACCGGAGAGAGCCGACATGGGGGAGGATTTGTTCGCGGAAGGTTCTCCGTCCGGGCAGAGCCCGTTTGATCTCGATGTGGATCTGGATGAACTGGATATCCCCACGGAAAAGGTCGATCCGTCCATATTTGACGAACTGAATGGTCGGCCAGTTGAACCGGTGGAAGACGAGATTCCATCCATTGACCTGGATCTCGATTACGAAAATCCGAAAGACCCGGACCAGGGTAAATAG
- a CDS encoding peptidylprolyl isomerase: MITLKTNHGDIVIELDEEKAPITSANFIQYVKDGFYNGTIFHRVINNFMIQGGGFEVGMKEKGTRAPIENEAKNGLSNVTGSIAMARTMDPHSASAQFFINVADNKFLDYPGQDGWGYCVFGKVVEGMDVVNKMKNVDTTTKMGHQDVPVEDLIIEEAVISD, encoded by the coding sequence ATGATTACGCTTAAGACAAATCACGGAGACATCGTCATCGAACTGGACGAAGAGAAAGCTCCGATCACCAGCGCAAATTTTATCCAATATGTCAAAGACGGCTTTTATAACGGCACCATTTTCCACCGCGTGATCAATAACTTCATGATCCAGGGCGGCGGCTTTGAAGTCGGTATGAAAGAGAAAGGCACCCGCGCCCCGATTGAGAACGAGGCCAAAAACGGTCTCAGTAACGTGACCGGCTCGATCGCCATGGCACGTACCATGGACCCGCACTCCGCCTCGGCCCAGTTTTTCATCAATGTGGCGGACAATAAATTTCTCGACTATCCTGGCCAGGACGGCTGGGGATACTGTGTCTTTGGCAAAGTGGTTGAAGGCATGGACGTAGTCAACAAGATGAAAAACGTGGATACCACCACCAAAATGGGCCATCAGGATGTGCCGGTGGAAGACCTGATCATTGAAGAGGCTGTTATCAGCGATTAG
- a CDS encoding Tll0287-like domain-containing protein translates to MHKHLIVTLLATTLSGVATAGELDTEARGLVKEFGSTLKGQLVGAMKEGGPVHAIKFCNLSAPGIAADVAAASHWEVGRTSLKLRSEANAPDQWELKVLEQFEAQKAAGTDPQKLEYSEVIEQDGKKRFRYMKAIPTQEACLKCHGSTLAPEVEAKLDELYPNDKARGFSEGDIRGAFTLSKPL, encoded by the coding sequence ATGCACAAGCATTTGATCGTGACACTACTTGCCACCACCCTGTCGGGAGTCGCCACGGCCGGCGAACTGGATACGGAAGCCCGTGGCCTGGTCAAGGAGTTTGGATCAACCCTCAAAGGACAACTGGTCGGTGCCATGAAAGAGGGTGGACCCGTCCATGCAATCAAATTCTGCAATCTCAGCGCCCCGGGCATTGCAGCTGATGTAGCTGCCGCATCCCACTGGGAAGTGGGCAGAACCAGCCTGAAACTTCGTTCAGAAGCCAATGCGCCTGACCAATGGGAACTTAAAGTACTGGAACAGTTTGAGGCACAAAAGGCCGCTGGTACCGATCCACAGAAGCTGGAATACTCCGAGGTTATTGAGCAGGACGGTAAAAAGCGCTTTCGCTACATGAAAGCTATTCCTACCCAGGAAGCCTGCCTGAAGTGCCACGGTTCCACCTTGGCACCTGAAGTCGAGGCAAAACTGGATGAGCTCTATCCGAACGATAAAGCAAGGGGATTCAGTGAAGGAGATATCCGTGGCGCCTTTACCCTGAGCAAACCGCTCTGA
- a CDS encoding peptidylprolyl isomerase has translation MNRRLFSLLLAVITTFAITGQASAATERVLMQTSLGEIELELDSDKAPGTVKNFLRYVDEGFYNGTIFHRVINGFMIQGGGFTPDLDRKRGHEAIQNEANNGLSNSRGTIAMARTNAPHSATSQFFINHTDNDNLDYPSFDGWGYAVFGRVTRGMETVDKIADVMTTTRMGMQNVPIEPVIIENITRITN, from the coding sequence ATGAACAGACGCCTTTTTTCTCTACTGCTCGCTGTTATCACCACGTTCGCTATCACTGGCCAGGCCAGTGCGGCCACCGAACGGGTGCTGATGCAAACCAGCCTGGGAGAGATCGAACTGGAACTGGATAGCGACAAGGCACCCGGCACGGTCAAGAATTTTCTTCGCTATGTGGATGAAGGCTTCTACAACGGCACCATTTTTCACCGGGTCATCAATGGCTTTATGATCCAGGGTGGTGGATTCACCCCCGATCTGGACCGCAAACGGGGCCACGAGGCGATCCAGAATGAAGCCAATAACGGCCTGTCTAACAGTCGCGGTACCATCGCCATGGCCAGAACCAATGCGCCCCACTCCGCAACATCCCAGTTTTTTATCAATCATACGGACAACGATAATCTCGACTATCCAAGCTTCGATGGATGGGGTTACGCGGTATTTGGCCGGGTCACCCGGGGAATGGAAACGGTTGATAAAATTGCCGATGTAATGACCACCACCCGCATGGGCATGCAGAACGTGCCTATCGAGCCGGTCATTATTGAAAACATCACCCGTATAACAAACTAA
- a CDS encoding ankyrin repeat domain-containing protein, producing MNRLNLLVITTLLLLLAACGEPDKPSIPLNLAVERDDINQIERHIIWGSDINQFNIDGETPLHVAVRQGSYIVVKLLTEKGADINMPDKQGITPVGRAILSGRAQIADYLIKQGAKQDPDDLLDLMVEAGEQDRDVIPLLIKRGANINHQDEQGKTPLIVAVSSGNRVLVKHLIENGADVNLPDNSGQRPLAIALERGDDNIIRLLERNGAQ from the coding sequence ATGAACAGATTGAACCTCTTGGTAATAACCACCCTGCTACTTCTGCTGGCGGCTTGCGGGGAACCGGACAAACCAAGCATCCCGCTCAATCTTGCCGTAGAACGGGATGACATCAACCAGATTGAGCGCCATATCATCTGGGGCAGTGATATCAACCAGTTCAATATCGATGGAGAGACGCCGCTCCATGTGGCCGTTCGCCAGGGGAGCTATATCGTAGTGAAACTGCTGACGGAAAAAGGGGCCGATATCAATATGCCGGATAAGCAGGGTATCACCCCGGTGGGCAGGGCCATTCTTTCCGGACGGGCCCAGATAGCAGACTACCTGATCAAACAGGGCGCCAAGCAGGATCCGGATGACCTGCTCGACCTGATGGTGGAGGCCGGCGAACAGGATCGGGATGTGATTCCGTTACTGATCAAACGGGGTGCCAATATCAACCACCAGGATGAACAGGGAAAGACACCACTGATAGTTGCGGTCAGCAGTGGCAACCGGGTGCTGGTCAAGCACCTGATCGAGAACGGTGCTGACGTCAACCTGCCCGACAACAGCGGTCAGCGCCCGCTCGCTATCGCCCTGGAGCGTGGTGACGACAATATCATCCGCCTGCTGGAACGCAACGGCGCACAGTAA
- the cysS gene encoding cysteine--tRNA ligase has protein sequence MLKIYNDLTNQKQAFEPLEPGKVRMYVCGMTVYDLCHLGHARVMVVFDVVYRYLKSLGYEVTYIRNITDIDDKIINRANENGEPYSDLTARFIQAMHEDSAALGVLLPDSEPRATAHIAEIIDMIERLVANGHAYQADNGDVYYAVSSFADYGKLSGKTLEDLQAGARVDVDDQKRNPLDFVLWKSAKPGEPAWDSPWGAGRPGWHIECSAMSTCCLGDTFDIHGGGADLTFPHHENEIAQSEGATGKPFVNYWMHNGFVRINDEKMSKSLGNFFTVREILARYQAEEVRYFILTSHYRSPLNYDEEHLDNARGALTRFYTAMRGLPMTGPTGGEAYFERFQAAMDDDFNTPEALAVLFDLVREINRLRSTDVQQAAGLAAELRRLGGILGILQADPEQYLRGGDADTGLSDEQIENLIEQRQVAKSEKNWAEADRIRDELKERGVVLEDSPQGTTWRRG, from the coding sequence ATGCTGAAGATCTACAACGACCTTACCAACCAGAAACAGGCATTTGAGCCGCTGGAACCAGGCAAAGTCAGGATGTATGTCTGTGGCATGACTGTCTATGATCTTTGTCATCTGGGGCACGCCCGGGTGATGGTGGTGTTTGATGTGGTGTATCGCTACCTCAAGTCCCTGGGCTACGAGGTCACCTATATCCGGAACATTACCGATATCGATGACAAAATCATCAATCGGGCCAACGAAAACGGTGAGCCCTACAGTGATCTGACAGCACGCTTCATCCAGGCCATGCATGAGGATTCCGCCGCGTTGGGGGTTCTGCTGCCCGACAGTGAACCACGGGCCACTGCCCATATTGCTGAGATCATCGACATGATCGAACGGTTGGTGGCCAACGGTCACGCCTACCAGGCCGACAATGGCGATGTCTATTACGCGGTCAGCAGTTTTGCTGATTATGGCAAGTTGTCGGGCAAGACGCTGGAAGATCTGCAGGCGGGTGCCCGGGTCGACGTGGATGACCAGAAACGCAACCCGCTGGACTTCGTGCTGTGGAAGTCCGCCAAGCCGGGGGAGCCGGCCTGGGACTCTCCCTGGGGGGCGGGACGGCCCGGTTGGCATATCGAGTGTTCCGCCATGTCCACCTGCTGCCTGGGGGATACCTTTGACATCCACGGCGGTGGCGCCGATCTCACCTTCCCGCATCACGAAAACGAGATTGCCCAGTCCGAGGGTGCGACCGGCAAACCCTTCGTTAACTACTGGATGCATAACGGTTTTGTCCGTATCAATGATGAGAAGATGTCCAAGTCCCTGGGTAACTTCTTCACGGTACGGGAGATTCTGGCCCGTTATCAGGCAGAGGAGGTACGCTACTTTATCCTCACCAGTCATTATCGCAGTCCCCTCAATTACGATGAGGAGCACCTGGACAACGCCCGCGGCGCCCTGACCCGGTTCTATACCGCCATGCGCGGTCTGCCGATGACCGGCCCGACTGGCGGCGAGGCCTATTTCGAGCGTTTTCAAGCGGCCATGGATGATGACTTCAACACCCCGGAGGCTCTGGCGGTGCTGTTTGACCTGGTGCGGGAGATTAATAGGTTGCGTTCGACAGATGTGCAGCAGGCCGCGGGCCTGGCGGCGGAACTGCGCCGTTTGGGCGGCATACTGGGTATCCTGCAGGCTGATCCGGAACAGTATCTGCGGGGCGGCGATGCGGACACCGGGCTGAGTGACGAACAGATTGAGAACCTGATTGAGCAACGCCAGGTGGCCAAGTCGGAAAAAAACTGGGCTGAGGCCGACCGGATACGGGATGAACTCAAGGAGCGGGGTGTGGTGCTTGAAGATAGCCCGCAGGGGACCACCTGGCGCCGGGGTTAG
- the fliW gene encoding flagellar assembly protein FliW, with amino-acid sequence MKIESTESENRIGGADTPIIFPQGIPGFEDDRAFRLFHQQADALVGYLESVDNPDLVLSVLAPESLNIFYEFTLSDEEQALLELERPEDVVLLVVAYRQERGDNRPGGAVNASFMAPLVINAERRLGLQKLLYNAERRITIQAS; translated from the coding sequence GTGAAGATAGAGAGTACGGAGTCAGAAAACCGGATTGGTGGTGCCGATACCCCGATCATTTTCCCCCAAGGCATCCCCGGTTTCGAAGATGACCGCGCTTTCCGGCTTTTCCACCAGCAGGCTGATGCGTTGGTGGGCTACCTGGAGTCGGTCGACAACCCGGATCTGGTCTTGTCGGTGCTGGCGCCGGAAAGCCTGAACATATTTTATGAGTTCACCCTGAGCGATGAGGAGCAGGCTCTGCTGGAGCTGGAACGCCCCGAAGATGTGGTGTTGCTGGTGGTGGCTTATCGTCAGGAAAGGGGTGACAACCGACCGGGTGGAGCAGTCAATGCCAGCTTTATGGCGCCGTTGGTGATCAATGCCGAACGGCGGCTGGGTCTGCAGAAGTTGCTCTACAATGCCGAACGCCGGATCACCATCCAGGCAAGTTAG